Proteins from a genomic interval of Equus caballus isolate H_3958 breed thoroughbred unplaced genomic scaffold, TB-T2T haplotype1-0000340, whole genome shotgun sequence:
- the LOC138922044 gene encoding spermatogenesis-associated protein 31D4-like — MEFSQWNVLSFLNSHIELFLSICSTFLDSDHNLTIVCGLWLLLLFLCFLVGIPSLPTFWKTKIYQKHQGRAKRRRRGGTSSGWRNYQRETEEKRRLISILKRPLGRPLDTTRFRQLLCPDPSCEVCNSTTAEINRLLEDLEDDTASVSSMASTASGTESSFTLSSAFSEVPPGDLTPSPPPDPSPPHPSVLSPNPMTPLADFLSPSPPGHSMPPEPFPPLESKFPADRPPPQPLALPPLPPHDTQATGPILQPEATLSLNTIFSLDRTLSQDINPLPNLSQIINPTDSLACHHTAPSLSVSPPTDHPLTVTQSKSVSILLKSVPENSSPDSPGGLSTYVPTIRGTDHSSLSISELSWWQACAKGLFLAPSTLAPCDFNQEFLALHSSESSLERHPTANLIEPGNLSFLSPHVLALLERQVRKRSDFLMWKEKEKEKGSFPKKLRPGHQLNPSGKMSESNADECDSAFSLPFWSSAGKPKELHMHEQPPYPKILEDHLQEKCMQLFWGLPSLHSESLPSAIRDSSDCTTIFLFNTISNASTGQESPVPLHRPPPSLPEIQPQPLPQTLPQSQPLPLTQVKSQAHLKSPLPILPSGPLPQIRICGVCHHRPQDESESLTSSEIQQLEWKVLQKQQESLWGSPSVVQRSQEEFCSSAPNFPYHQASQAHASISTLPVEFPLSDELRKKLEHHLRKRLIQHRWGLPRRICECLSLMMPPRDFSEIAKSESNRGLSRISVNKDLNVGLSQSKSFHERGSELLEVEKEMGKDQGHSPENGPKAHLLSDPESSSDKDPAYDSEKDLNSHVASLSGKNSRALEESLDQKQLENVLKAHLSKKFEEISEARLPGTVRSSWHASKQTLLLSDKSRTQITQRSLPPSVGGDSSMNTFQELCFIDSSAQQMMETHIKSFRMRMEWGLPCRVLESIQAFKLEDAASQSLTYFYCPPSNNPTLEVDSKSEGFEPHRGSSKSVLQEKAETTNSALVLDRLCPATSPMGRQGQGVPRQSPSGINQEIAEVVQRSKGARQTHLPVTCGITGKASQKFTQLGNRCPPELPARQAGAKHETKDERVSPSDRREGRQDKKMKSEPFSVHSTARDIFRAKELNALQSKTGNVLTTSKPGSSQRIRENHSKIEIIGTIESPAPKRQVPQDPKSSDLKEHLFRELKSKLEKRNQSQVQGQHTDRSPASESLTCKASLTHA; from the exons atggagttcagtcaatggaatgttctctcatttctgaatagccatattgagttgtttttgagcatctgctcaacattcttagatagtgaccacaacctcaccatcgtgtgtgggttgtggttgcttcttctgttcctgtgcttcctggtggggattccatctttaccaaccttctggaaaaccaaaatctaccaaaag catcagggcagagccaagaggagaagaagaggtggaacatcaagtg gttggagaaattaccagagggaaacagaggagaaaaggaggctaatttctattctgaaaag gcccctaggccggcctctcgataccacccgctttcgtcaactattatgcccagacccctcctgtgaggtgtgtaatagcacaactgctgagatcaatcggctcctggaggacctggaagatgataccgcctctgtgtcctctatggcttccacagcttctgggactgagtcatcattcactctgtcctccgccttctcagaagtccctccaggagacctaacaccatcccctccacctgacccttccccaccgcacccctccgtcctctcacctaacccaatgacacccttagctgactttctttcaccctcaccaccgggtcactctatgccaccagagccttttcctcccttggagtccaaattcccagcagaccgtcccccaccccaaccccttgcccttccccctctcccaccacatgacacccaggcaacggggcctattctccaaccagaggccactctgtctctgaatacgatcttctcccttgaccgcaccctttcccaagatattaaccccttaccaaatttgtcccagataatcaatcccactgattcactggcttgtcatcacacagcaccaagcctgtctgtctcaccaccgacagaccaccctttaactgtgactcaatctaaatcggtttccatcttattgaagtctgttccagagaactcatctccagatagccctggtgggttgtccacttatgtcccaacaatcagaggcactgaccattcaagcctgtcaatttcagaattatcctggtggcaagcttgtgccaaaggcttgttcttagcaccttccaccttggcaccatgtgattttaatcaagagtttcttgccctccattcttcagagtcctctctggagagacaccctacagctaaccttatagagcctggtaacctctcatttcttagccctcatgtcctggcactcctggagagacaagtccgaaagaggagtgatttcctgatgtggaaggaaaaggagaaggagaagggttcttttccaaaaaaacttaggccaggccaccaactaaatccttcggggaaaatgtcagagtcaaatgctgatgagtgtgactcagcattctcccttcctttttggagcagtgcagggaaaccaaaggagctgcacatgcatgagcagcccccatatcctaaaatcttggaggaccatttacaggaaaaatgtatgcagctcttctggggtctcccatctctgcacagcgagtccttgccctctgctatccgtgactcaagtgactgcaccacaatcttccttttcaataccatctcaaatgcctccacgggccaagaatccccagtacctctccatcgcccacctccatccttgcctgagatccagccccaacccttgcctcaaaccctgccccaatcccagcccctacctctcactcaggtcaagtcccaggcccaccttaaatccccactcccaatcctaccatctggtcctctaccccagataaggatctgtggagtgtgtcaccatagaccccaggatgaatcagagtctctcacctcatctgaaattcaacaactggaatggaaagtgttgcagaagcaacaggaaagtttgtggggttccccctctgtagtccaaagatctcaggaagaattttgttcttcagctcccaactttccttaccatcaggcctcccaggcccatgcctccatctccacccttcccgtagagtttcctctcagtgatgagctgaggaagaaactggaacatcaccttcgaaagaggctcatccaacaccggtggggcctgccccgcaggatctgtgagtgtctgtcactgatgatgcctccaagagatttctcagagatagctaagtcagagagcaatcgtggactctcacggatctcggtgaacaaagatctaaatgttggattgagccaatccaaaagcttccatgagaggggttcagaactgcttgaggtagagaaggagatggggaaggatcagggacatagcccagagaacggcccaaaagctcatctgttgagtgacccagagagctcttcagataaggatccggcatatgactctgagaaagacctaaatagtcacgtggcaagtctgtcagggaaaaattcaagggccttggaggaaagtctagatcagaaacaacttgaaaatgtcctgaaagcacatttgagcaagaagtttgaggaaatcagtgaggctcggctccctgggacggtgcgcagttcatggcatgccagcaagcagacattgctgctttctgacaaatcccgcacccaaataacacagaggagtttgccaccttcagtgggtggggactcctccatgaataccttccaggagctttgcttcattgattccagcgcacaacagatgatggaaacccatattaaaagctttcgtatgagaatggagtggggccttccctgcagggtccttgaatccatacaggcgtttaaattggaagatgctgcatcccagtccttgacctatttctactgtcccccctcaaataacccaactttggaagtggactccaaatccgagggcttcgagccccatagaggaagctctaaatctgttcttcaagaaaaagcggaaacaacaaattcagccctggtcctggatcgtctttgccctgctacttcacctatgggcaggcaaggacaaggggtgccgaggcaatcaccctctggtatcaaccaagagattgcagaggttgttcagaggagtaagggtgccaggcagactcatctgcctgtcacatgtggcatcacaggcaaagcgagtcagaaatttactcagctaggcaacagatgccccccagagctgcctgcaaggcaagctggtgccaaacatgagacaaaggatgagagagtgagtcccagtgatagaagagaagggcgacaggacaaaaagatgaagtcggaacccttttccgtgcacagcacggccagggacatattcagggccaaggagctcaacgctctgcagtcaaaaactggtaatgtgttgacaaccagcaagccaggaagctcccaaaggatacgtgagaatcacagtaaaatagaaattattgggaccattgaaagccctgcaccaaaaagacaagttccccaagacccgaagtcatcggatcttaaggaacatctgtttagggaattaaagtcgaaactagagaagaggaatcagagccaggtccaaggccaacacactgacaggtcccctgcctcagagagcttgacttgcaaggcctcactgactcatgcctga